A window of Esox lucius isolate fEsoLuc1 chromosome 18, fEsoLuc1.pri, whole genome shotgun sequence contains these coding sequences:
- the LOC105017885 gene encoding histone deacetylase 2 isoform X1, whose product MAYTVAGGTKKKVCYYYDGDIGNYYYGQGHPMKPHRIRMTHNLLLNYGLYRKMEIYRPHKATAEEMTKYHSDDYIKFLRSIRPDNMSEYSKQMQRFNVGEDCPVFDGLFEFCQLSTGGSAAGSVKLNRQQTDIAVNWAGGLHHAKKSEASGFCYVNDIVLAILELLKYHQRVVYIDIDIHHGDGVEEAFYTTDRVMTVSFHKYGEYFPGTGDLRDIGAGKGKYYAVNFPLRDGIDDESYEQIFKPVMAKVMEMYQPSAVVLQCGADSLSGDRLGCFNLTIRGHAKCVEYIKSFNLPMLMLGGGGYTIRNVARCWTYETAVALDTEIPDELPYNDYFEYFGPDFKLHISPSNMTNQNTSEYMDKIKQRLFENLRMLPHAPGVQMHAIPEDAVPDDIADEDTEDPDKRVSIRASDKRIACDEEFSDSEDEGEGGRRNVATNKKGTKRARLEEDKEGEEKEKVEVKEEKAKEASTEKTDTKSLKTEPTSSP is encoded by the exons ATGGCTTACACCGTTGCAGGTGGAACCAAGAAGAAGGTCTGCTACTACTACGACG gTGACAttggaaattattattatggACAGGGGCATCCCATGAAACCACACCGAATTCGCATGACCCACAACCTACTGCTGAACTATGGACTGTACAGAAAAATGGAAATATAT AGACCACATAAAGCCACTGCAGAGGAAATGACCAAATACCACAGCGATGATTACATCAAGTTCCTTCGATCCATTCGACCGGACAACATGTCAGAATACAGCAAACAAATGCAGCGCT TCAATGTTGGTGAAGATTGTCCTGTGTTCGATGGGCTGTTTGAGTTCTGCCAACTATCTACTGGTGGCTCTGCTG CCGGTTCGGTAAAGCTCAACCGGCAGCAGACAGACATTGCTGTGAACTGGGCCGGGGGGCTTCACCATGCTAAGAAGTCAGAGGCCTCCGGCTTCTGTTACGTCAATGATATTGTCCTGGCCATTCTGGAGCTGCTCAA GTACCACCAGCGGGTGGTGTACATTGATATCGACATCCACCATGGGGATGGAGTGGAGGAGGCCTTCTACACCACCGACAGGGTCATGACGGTGTCCTTCCACAAGTACGGAGAGTATTTCCCTGGGACTGGAGACCTCAGG GATATCGGAGCTGGTAAGGGCAAATACTACGCCGTCAACTTCCCTCTGAGGGACGGCATTGATGATGAGTCGTATGAGCAGATCTTCAAGCCT GTGATGGCCAAGGTGATGGAAATGTACCAGCCCAGTGCTGTGGTGCTGCAGTGTGGGGCAGACTCCCTCTCAGGAGACCGACTGGGCTGCTTCAACCTCACTATTCGCG GCCATGCAAAGTGTGTCGAGTACATCAAGTCGTTCAACCTTCCCATGCTGATGCTGGGTGGGGGAGGATACACCATCCGAAACGTGGCACGCTGCTGGACCTACGAGACGGCTGTGGCCCTGGACACCGAGATTCCTGACG AGCTGCCGTACAATGATTACTTTGAGTACTTTGGACCCGACTTCAAACTGCACATCAGTCCGTCCAACATGACCAACCAGAATACATCAGAGTACATGGATAAGATCAA GCAGCGTCTGTTTGAGAACCTGCGGATGTTGCCCCACGCCCCGGGAGTGCAGATGCACGCCATCCCCGAGGACGCCGTCCCTGATGACATAGCGGATGAGGACACCGAGGATCCTGACAAACGCGTGTCCA TCCGTGCTTCAGATAAGAGGATAGCCTGCGACGAGGAGTTTTCTGACTCGGAGGacgagggagagggaggaaggaggaatGTAGCCACTAATAAGAAGGGAACAAAACGGGCACGGTTagaggaggacaaggagggagaggagaaggagaaagttG AGGTGAAAGAGGAAAAAGCTAAAGAAGCGAGCACGGAGAAAACGGACACAAAAAG TCTGAAGACTGAGCCGACCAGCAGTCCCTAA
- the LOC105017885 gene encoding histone deacetylase 2 isoform X2, with protein MSSGPPPARLLVSMNSTASEITGSVKLNRQQTDIAVNWAGGLHHAKKSEASGFCYVNDIVLAILELLKYHQRVVYIDIDIHHGDGVEEAFYTTDRVMTVSFHKYGEYFPGTGDLRDIGAGKGKYYAVNFPLRDGIDDESYEQIFKPVMAKVMEMYQPSAVVLQCGADSLSGDRLGCFNLTIRGHAKCVEYIKSFNLPMLMLGGGGYTIRNVARCWTYETAVALDTEIPDELPYNDYFEYFGPDFKLHISPSNMTNQNTSEYMDKIKQRLFENLRMLPHAPGVQMHAIPEDAVPDDIADEDTEDPDKRVSIRASDKRIACDEEFSDSEDEGEGGRRNVATNKKGTKRARLEEDKEGEEKEKVEVKEEKAKEASTEKTDTKSLKTEPTSSP; from the exons ATGTCCTCTGGACCTCCCCCTGCCCGACTTCTGGTCTCTATGAACAGTACTGCGTCAGAAATCA CCGGTTCGGTAAAGCTCAACCGGCAGCAGACAGACATTGCTGTGAACTGGGCCGGGGGGCTTCACCATGCTAAGAAGTCAGAGGCCTCCGGCTTCTGTTACGTCAATGATATTGTCCTGGCCATTCTGGAGCTGCTCAA GTACCACCAGCGGGTGGTGTACATTGATATCGACATCCACCATGGGGATGGAGTGGAGGAGGCCTTCTACACCACCGACAGGGTCATGACGGTGTCCTTCCACAAGTACGGAGAGTATTTCCCTGGGACTGGAGACCTCAGG GATATCGGAGCTGGTAAGGGCAAATACTACGCCGTCAACTTCCCTCTGAGGGACGGCATTGATGATGAGTCGTATGAGCAGATCTTCAAGCCT GTGATGGCCAAGGTGATGGAAATGTACCAGCCCAGTGCTGTGGTGCTGCAGTGTGGGGCAGACTCCCTCTCAGGAGACCGACTGGGCTGCTTCAACCTCACTATTCGCG GCCATGCAAAGTGTGTCGAGTACATCAAGTCGTTCAACCTTCCCATGCTGATGCTGGGTGGGGGAGGATACACCATCCGAAACGTGGCACGCTGCTGGACCTACGAGACGGCTGTGGCCCTGGACACCGAGATTCCTGACG AGCTGCCGTACAATGATTACTTTGAGTACTTTGGACCCGACTTCAAACTGCACATCAGTCCGTCCAACATGACCAACCAGAATACATCAGAGTACATGGATAAGATCAA GCAGCGTCTGTTTGAGAACCTGCGGATGTTGCCCCACGCCCCGGGAGTGCAGATGCACGCCATCCCCGAGGACGCCGTCCCTGATGACATAGCGGATGAGGACACCGAGGATCCTGACAAACGCGTGTCCA TCCGTGCTTCAGATAAGAGGATAGCCTGCGACGAGGAGTTTTCTGACTCGGAGGacgagggagagggaggaaggaggaatGTAGCCACTAATAAGAAGGGAACAAAACGGGCACGGTTagaggaggacaaggagggagaggagaaggagaaagttG AGGTGAAAGAGGAAAAAGCTAAAGAAGCGAGCACGGAGAAAACGGACACAAAAAG TCTGAAGACTGAGCCGACCAGCAGTCCCTAA
- the LOC105017884 gene encoding heparan sulfate glucosamine 3-O-sulfotransferase 5 produces the protein MLFKQQALLRQKLFVLGSLAIGSLLYLVARVGSLNRLQPICPIESRLGPPHLPEQIPLRTLQYKRGLLHELRKGNATKEQIRLHNLVQQLPRAIIIGVRKGGTRALLEMLNLHPAVVKASQEIHFFDNDQNYARGIDWYREKMPFSFPHQITIEKSPAYFITEEVPERIFKMNSSIKLLIIVREPTTRAVSDYTQVLEGKERKNKTYHKFEKLAIDGNTCEVNTKYKAVRTSIYTKHLERWLKYFPVEQFHIVDGDRLITDPLPELQLVERFLKLPSRISQYNLYFNATRGFYCLRFNIVFNKCLAGSKGRIHPEVDPSVVAKLRSFFHPFNQKFYQITGRTFNWP, from the exons ATGCTATTCAAACAGCAGGCGTTGCTGAGACAGAAGCTCTTTGTGCTGGGCAGCCTTGCAATCGGGAGTCTCCTCTATCTAGTGGCCAGGGTTGGGAGCTTGAATAG GCTGCAGCCTATTTGCCCCATAGAGAGCAGACTGGGCCCCCCTCACCTGCCGGAGCAGATCCCCCTCCGGACCCTGCAGTACAAGCGCGGTCTGCTCCACGAGCTTCGCAAGGGCAATGCCACCAAAGAGCAGATCCGCCTGCACAACCTGGTGCAGCAGCTGCCCCGGGCCATCATCATCGGGGTGCGCAAGGGGGGCACGCGCGCCCTGCTGGAAATGCTCAATCTGCACCCGGCGGTGGTCAAGGCTTCGCAGGAGATCCACTTCTTTGACAACGACCAGAACTACGCCAGGGGCATCGACTGGTACAGGGAGAAGATGCCGTTCTCCTTCCCGCACCAGATCACCATTGAGAAGAGCCCGGCCTACTTCATCACAGAGGAGGTCCCCGAACGCATCTTCAAGATGAACTCTTCCATCAAGCTGCTGATCATCGTGCGCGAGCCCACCACCAGAGCTGTGTCGGACTACACACAGGTGCTGGAGGGCAAGGAACGTAAGAACAAGACCTACCACAAGTTTGAGAAGTTGGCCATTGACGGCAACACGTGCGAGGTGAACACCAAGTATAAGGCAGTACGGACCAGCATTTACACCAAGCACTTAGAGCGCTGGCTGAAGTATTTCCCTGTGGAGCAGTTCCACATTGTGGACGGGGACCGGCTGATTACGGACCCACTACCGGAACTGCAGCTGGTTGAGCGCTTCCTGAAACTTCCCTCCAGGATCAGCCAGTATAACCTGTACTTCAATGCCACCAGGGGATTCTACTGCCTGCGATTTAACATTGTCTTTAACAAGTGCCTGGCAGGCAGCAAGGGACGCATTCACCCCGAGGTGGACCCCTCTGTGGTAGCCAAACTGAGGAGCTTCTTCCACCCGTTCAATCAGAAGTTTTATCAAATCACTGGCAGGACATTCAACTGGCCCTGA